GCCAGGGCGTACCGGAAGTGCGGACACGAGACCTCGACGATCTCGGCGCCGGCGTCGGTCAGCGCGGCCACCGCCGCGTCGAACGACTCCAGGACGCCGGCCTGGTAGCCCTCGCCGCCCAGCTCCTTGACGACACCGATCTTCATCCCGGCCACACCGTCGGACTGCCCGCGGCGGACCGCGTCGACCACCTTCGGTACCGGACGGTTGATCGACGTCGAGTCGCGCGGGTCGTGCCCGGCGATGACCTCGTGCAGCAGAGCGGTGTCCATGACGTTCCGCGCGCAGGGGCCGACCTGGTCGAGCGAGGAGGCCAGCGAGATGACGCCGTATCGCGAGACCCCGCCGTACGTCGGCTTGGCGCCGACCGTGCCGGTGACCGACGCCGGCTGCCGGATGGAGCCGCCGGTGTCGGTGCCGATGGCCAGCGGCGCCTCGAAGGCGGCCAGCGCCGCGGCGCTGCCGCCACCGGAACCACCGGGGATCCGGGTCAGGTCCCACGGGTTCCGGGTCGGGCCGTAGGCCGAGTTCTCGGTCGAGCTGCCCATGGCGAACTCGTCGAGGTTGGTCTTGCCCAGAATGACGATGCCCGCGTCCAGCAGCCGGTCGGTGACCGTCGCGTTGTACGGCGGGATCCACCCCTGGAGGATCTTGGATCCGGCGGTCGCCGGCGATCCCTTCTGCACCAGGATGTCCTTGAGCGCCAGCGGCACACCGGCCAACGCCGACGCGCCGGCCTCGCCGCGGGCGTGGGCGGCGTCGACCGTGCGGGCCTGGGCCAGGGCGGACTCGCCGGACACGTGCAGGAAGGCGTGGACGTCGCCGTCGACGGCGCCGATCCGGTCCAGGTGCGCCTGGGCCACCTCGACCGCGCTGACCTGGCCGGATGCGATCTGCCCGGCCAGCGTCTGCGCCGTCATGCGAGTCAGATCGTCGGTCATGCCCCCACCTCGCTCGTCCTGCCGTTTGCGGCACCGATTGTCGTCACGTGATGCCTGCTCACTGCTCTTCTCCCAGGATCTGCGGGACGCGGAACCGACCGTCCTGCGCTGACGGTGCCCCGGCCAACGCTTCGCGCTGACTCAATCCGGGTACCCGGACATCCGGCCGGAACACGTTGGTCGACGGGACCGCGTGGGTCGTCGGCTCGATCTCCTGCCCGGAGGTCACGGCCGTCACCTCCGACACCGCATCGAGGATCACCGACAACTGCCCGACATAGGTGTCGAGTTCGGCGTCGGTCAGGTCCAACCGGGCCAGGTGGGCGAGGTGATCGACATCGTCACGAGTGAGCGTGGGGTGGCTCGATCCGGCCACGCCGGTCGGCTCTGCGGAGCTGGACACGATCCTCCAAGGCAGTAGATACGTCGCCGGACGCTGGGCGCGCAGCGGTACTCAACGATCCTAGGTCGTGTCTCCGGGCCCACGGGACACGTCGGGCGGGGCCCACATCGGGCAGACTCACGCAGGACACCTGCCGGAAACCACTCTCGGCGATACTGGCCGTGGTTGCGGGGTGGCGGCGACGACGAACAGGACCCGACAAATCGACTCATCAGAATATGAAGGCGGTTCCATGTCCTACGTGCTTCGGGTTGTACTGCCGGACCGGCCGGGAAGCCTGGGGGCGGTGGCCAGTGCGCTCGGCCGGGTCGGCGCCGACATCCTGGCCATGGACATCGTCGAACGCTCCTACGAGAACGCCGTCGACGATCTGGTCGTCGACCTGCCCAGCGGGCGGCAGCCCGACGTGCTGATCACCGCGGCTGAGACCGTACCCGGGGTCCGGGTGGAGTCGGTCCGTCCCGACCCGGGGGTGGCCGACCGTCACCGCGAGTGGGAACTCGTCGAGGCGATCGCCGCCGAACCGGCCAAGGCCATCGAAGCCCTGGCCCGGATGCTGCCCAAGGTCCTCCGAGCCGGCTGGGCCATCGTCGTCCGGGTCGGCGACGACAAGGTCATTCATCTGCTCGCCGGCGGCGGCGGGGTTCCGAACCTGACCGGGGTGACGCCCGGCTGGGCCCCGGTCGAGGAAGCCGGTGTGCTCGACCCGGAGGCCTACTGGGTGCCCGAGGACTGGAAGACCATCGGCACCGAGATGGCCGTCGCCCCGGTGGGCTCGCCCGAGATCGCGGTGATCGTCGGCCGGCCCGGAGGCCCCGCGCTGCGCGACTCCGAGGTCGCCCGTCTGGCCCACCTGGCCGGCCTGACCGCGGTGGTGGCCGCCCGCGGCGGGCCGCACCCGCGCACCGCCGAGCCGCGCTGACCGGACGGTAGCGCGGCCGCGCACCGCCGACGGCACAGCCCCGGGCGGACGCGGGCCGGGCCCCGGTCCGCGTGCCAGACTCGCGTGTGCCCACCGACTGGTCCCGACCACCCACCGGCCCGGCAGACGAACCGACCGTCCTCGTCCTGGGCGGCACGGCCGAGGCCAGGGCCCTGGCCGCGGCCCTGCAGGACAACG
This window of the Nakamurella panacisegetis genome carries:
- the gatA gene encoding Asp-tRNA(Asn)/Glu-tRNA(Gln) amidotransferase subunit GatA; amino-acid sequence: MTDDLTRMTAQTLAGQIASGQVSAVEVAQAHLDRIGAVDGDVHAFLHVSGESALAQARTVDAAHARGEAGASALAGVPLALKDILVQKGSPATAGSKILQGWIPPYNATVTDRLLDAGIVILGKTNLDEFAMGSSTENSAYGPTRNPWDLTRIPGGSGGGSAAALAAFEAPLAIGTDTGGSIRQPASVTGTVGAKPTYGGVSRYGVISLASSLDQVGPCARNVMDTALLHEVIAGHDPRDSTSINRPVPKVVDAVRRGQSDGVAGMKIGVVKELGGEGYQAGVLESFDAAVAALTDAGAEIVEVSCPHFRYALAAYYLILPSECSSNLARFDAMRYGLRVGDIADGGNLVSAEAVMAATRGQGFGAEVKRRIILGTYALSAGYYDAYYGSAQKVRTLIRQDFEKAYGAADVLISPASPVTAFALGEKVNDPMAMYLNDLATIPGSLAGIPAMSVPSGIASDTGLPVGLQIMGPTLGEEPMYRVAAAFEQMYVAANGRTVADSAPELEVSV
- the gatC gene encoding Asp-tRNA(Asn)/Glu-tRNA(Gln) amidotransferase subunit GatC, whose protein sequence is MSSSAEPTGVAGSSHPTLTRDDVDHLAHLARLDLTDAELDTYVGQLSVILDAVSEVTAVTSGQEIEPTTHAVPSTNVFRPDVRVPGLSQREALAGAPSAQDGRFRVPQILGEEQ
- a CDS encoding ACT domain-containing protein; protein product: MSYVLRVVLPDRPGSLGAVASALGRVGADILAMDIVERSYENAVDDLVVDLPSGRQPDVLITAAETVPGVRVESVRPDPGVADRHREWELVEAIAAEPAKAIEALARMLPKVLRAGWAIVVRVGDDKVIHLLAGGGGVPNLTGVTPGWAPVEEAGVLDPEAYWVPEDWKTIGTEMAVAPVGSPEIAVIVGRPGGPALRDSEVARLAHLAGLTAVVAARGGPHPRTAEPR